The following are from one region of the Stigmatella ashevillena genome:
- a CDS encoding esterase family protein yields the protein MNREYHRWYSERLGRDMEVLLYGHSGEPVLLLPTSRGRFYQAEDFGLIGAIADRIQAGRYLVVCADSVDEESWFNADAHPHDRVARHAAWENYLLNEVVPLVRGRSTGGRMTLAGCSFGGFHTYNVGLRHPNVFRRLLSMGGKFETDDFLDGYHDESVYFHSSMQWLTGLSDGAQRAALQKVEMILAVGEHDFCRPSNENLSTLLWRQDIGNHLAVWSGGTHDWPVWRQMIQQYLPW from the coding sequence ATGAATCGCGAATACCACCGCTGGTACAGCGAGCGCCTGGGCCGGGACATGGAAGTGCTGCTCTACGGGCACTCGGGAGAGCCCGTGCTGCTGCTGCCCACGAGCCGAGGCCGCTTCTACCAGGCCGAGGACTTCGGGTTGATTGGCGCCATCGCGGACCGCATCCAGGCGGGCCGCTACCTCGTGGTGTGCGCGGACTCGGTGGACGAGGAGAGCTGGTTCAACGCGGACGCTCACCCGCATGACCGGGTGGCCCGGCACGCCGCGTGGGAGAACTACCTGCTGAACGAGGTGGTGCCGCTGGTTCGAGGCCGCAGCACCGGAGGACGGATGACCCTGGCGGGGTGCAGCTTCGGCGGCTTCCACACCTACAACGTGGGCCTTCGCCACCCGAACGTGTTCCGGCGGCTGCTCTCCATGGGAGGCAAGTTCGAGACGGACGACTTCCTCGACGGCTACCACGACGAGAGCGTGTACTTCCATTCGAGCATGCAGTGGCTGACGGGGCTGTCGGATGGCGCTCAGCGCGCGGCGCTCCAGAAGGTGGAGATGATCCTTGCGGTGGGCGAGCACGACTTCTGCCGCCCCTCCAACGAGAACCTCTCCACCCTCTTGTGGCGACAGGACATCGGCAACCACCTGGCCGTCTGGAGCGGTGGGACGCATGACTGGCCCGTGTGGCGCCAGATGATCCAGCAATACCTGCCCTGGTAG
- a CDS encoding AAA family ATPase, producing the protein MLPSPPSFEIAAASFREALTDAGQGLVEREAMVELVALSAVAGEHLLVIGPPGTAKSEAVRRTARALGGSYFEYLLGRFTEPSEIFGPVDLRKLRDGLVETETAGMLPEAEVAFLDEVFLGSTAILNTLLGVLNERVFRRGHTRKPCPLKVCVGASNALPEEESLAAFADRFLARIFVEPVPDPRLEELLAGGAWLWRETEARVASLEALEVLARVAQEADLGPVRPHLAHALRTLRAAGIGLSDRRAVKSQRLIAAAAALAGRRTPGLADLWPLLYVVPTKEGQELAREVLRELLASTENPALAAAALEASAGPLARAQRIAREGRKLLAAPPAEGAAGEVSAWRLKLEGVAREMDAGFAPEALPPELQALREELRTLLESKAPPQATA; encoded by the coding sequence ATGCTCCCTTCCCCGCCTTCCTTCGAGATTGCCGCCGCCTCCTTCCGGGAGGCCCTCACCGACGCGGGGCAGGGCCTGGTGGAACGCGAGGCCATGGTGGAGCTGGTGGCCCTGTCCGCCGTGGCCGGCGAGCACCTGCTCGTCATTGGCCCTCCGGGCACCGCCAAGAGCGAGGCGGTGCGCCGCACGGCGCGGGCCCTGGGCGGCAGTTACTTCGAATACCTGCTCGGCCGCTTCACCGAGCCCTCGGAAATCTTCGGCCCGGTGGACTTGCGCAAGCTGCGCGACGGGCTGGTGGAGACCGAGACGGCGGGCATGCTGCCGGAGGCGGAGGTGGCGTTCCTGGATGAGGTGTTCCTCGGCTCCACCGCCATCCTCAATACATTGTTGGGCGTGCTCAACGAGCGGGTCTTCCGGCGCGGCCACACGCGCAAGCCGTGTCCACTGAAGGTGTGTGTGGGCGCCTCCAACGCGTTGCCCGAGGAAGAGTCGCTGGCGGCTTTCGCGGACCGCTTCCTGGCGCGCATCTTCGTGGAGCCGGTGCCGGATCCCCGGTTGGAAGAGCTGCTGGCGGGGGGCGCTTGGCTGTGGCGGGAGACGGAGGCGCGCGTGGCTTCGCTCGAGGCGCTGGAGGTGCTCGCGCGCGTGGCCCAGGAGGCGGACCTGGGGCCGGTGCGCCCGCATTTGGCCCACGCCCTGCGCACGCTGCGGGCCGCGGGTATTGGTTTGTCGGACCGGCGGGCGGTGAAATCCCAGAGGCTCATCGCCGCGGCGGCGGCACTGGCCGGTCGGCGGACGCCGGGCTTGGCGGACCTCTGGCCGCTGCTGTATGTGGTACCGACGAAAGAGGGCCAGGAGCTGGCGCGAGAGGTCCTGCGAGAGCTGCTGGCCTCGACAGAGAACCCGGCACTCGCGGCGGCGGCGCTGGAGGCGAGCGCGGGGCCCCTGGCCCGGGCGCAGCGCATTGCCCGGGAGGGGCGCAAGCTTCTGGCAGCTCCTCCAGCGGAGGGCGCTGCTGGCGAAGTCTCTGCGTGGCGGCTCAAGCTGGAGGGAGTCGCCCGGGAGATGGACGCAGGCTTCGCCCCCGAGGCATTGCCCCCGGAACTGCAAGCGCTGCGAGAGGAACTCCGCACCCTGTTGGAGAGCAAAGCCCCTCCTCAGGCGACGGCCTGA
- a CDS encoding bpX5 domain-containing protein, with product MNSHPLASATPRVSVTWRPRPEPLAALAVGGVGPVALALARRALAADEQQLTAWSGVAGPGVLLLLGETHVLPWVEGAVYLGRDPAAPSLLLPCVLAPDVAPVLLERALARQAVAEGPLAVLPRSGHLVPVGSARPVAREVLATWLRAAEASP from the coding sequence GTGAACTCCCATCCCCTTGCCAGCGCCACGCCGCGAGTTTCGGTGACCTGGCGCCCCAGGCCGGAGCCGCTGGCCGCGCTCGCCGTCGGAGGCGTGGGGCCCGTGGCGCTCGCGCTGGCGCGCCGGGCGCTGGCCGCGGATGAGCAGCAACTCACCGCGTGGAGTGGGGTGGCAGGCCCCGGGGTGCTCCTTCTGCTGGGGGAGACGCACGTGCTGCCCTGGGTGGAGGGGGCGGTCTACCTGGGCAGAGATCCGGCCGCGCCCTCCTTGTTGTTGCCGTGCGTGCTCGCCCCGGACGTGGCGCCCGTGTTGCTCGAGCGGGCGTTGGCAAGGCAGGCCGTCGCGGAAGGGCCGCTGGCCGTGCTGCCCCGCTCCGGGCACCTTGTGCCGGTGGGAAGTGCAAGGCCCGTGGCGCGAGAGGTGCTTGCCACGTGGCTGCGCGCGGCGGAGGCCTCCCCATGA
- a CDS encoding TIGR02266 family protein, with the protein MGLLFSRDEIFVVDDCRMTRAMVCDHLARLRCEPVPLDSGAACLEALEQRVPSMVLMDLRMEGMQGDEACRRVKAHASGRGIPVVMLTGASAPHEVMLCSRAGADDFLPKPVDADALTAKVLAVRAAREHARQGPPAGFGVLLAEGSRSLGAFLGGALQHEGFHVLGTANPKEALAQAQAHEARVDSLVIDVSRSFTSGEGMALAARLRELCPRKPMVLVSSVEEPSEVHARAQELSGGPLLERRHLTPGVLVSRVLERIHPGLASVRAAERVPLFSVVEFAARSGATLTGFSSDASPEGLFVRTLTPARAGTRLSLKVTLAGQRTPSQVEAWVAWSNPLRRGSAFQSSVGMGLRLERVDTHMAMQLQRFVPRAHGFSLASPRRPSTF; encoded by the coding sequence ATGGGATTGCTCTTCTCACGGGACGAGATTTTCGTGGTCGACGATTGTCGGATGACACGTGCGATGGTGTGCGATCACCTCGCCCGCCTGAGATGCGAGCCGGTGCCGCTGGACAGTGGCGCGGCGTGCCTGGAGGCGTTGGAGCAGCGAGTGCCCTCGATGGTGCTGATGGACCTGCGCATGGAGGGAATGCAGGGGGATGAGGCCTGCCGCCGCGTGAAGGCGCATGCCTCCGGCCGCGGAATTCCCGTCGTCATGCTCACCGGCGCCAGCGCTCCGCACGAGGTGATGCTCTGCTCGCGCGCGGGCGCGGATGACTTCCTGCCCAAGCCCGTGGACGCCGATGCGCTGACGGCCAAGGTGCTGGCGGTGCGCGCCGCGCGGGAGCATGCTCGGCAGGGGCCTCCGGCGGGCTTTGGCGTGCTGCTGGCGGAAGGCAGCCGCTCCTTGGGCGCTTTCCTGGGCGGAGCGCTTCAGCACGAGGGCTTCCACGTGCTCGGCACGGCCAATCCGAAGGAGGCGTTGGCGCAGGCCCAGGCGCACGAGGCGCGGGTGGACAGTCTCGTCATCGATGTGTCGCGCAGCTTCACCTCGGGCGAGGGGATGGCGCTGGCGGCCCGGCTTCGGGAGCTCTGTCCGCGCAAGCCCATGGTGCTGGTGTCCAGCGTGGAGGAGCCCTCCGAGGTGCACGCGCGGGCACAGGAGCTGTCGGGCGGGCCTTTGCTGGAGCGGCGGCACCTGACGCCGGGGGTGCTGGTGTCCCGCGTGCTGGAGCGGATCCACCCGGGCTTGGCCTCGGTGCGCGCCGCCGAGCGCGTGCCCCTGTTCTCCGTGGTGGAGTTCGCCGCGCGCAGTGGCGCCACCCTCACCGGCTTCAGCTCGGACGCCAGTCCCGAGGGACTCTTCGTGCGCACCCTCACCCCGGCCCGTGCGGGAACGCGGTTGTCCCTGAAGGTGACGCTCGCCGGCCAGCGGACCCCCTCTCAGGTGGAAGCCTGGGTGGCCTGGTCCAACCCCTTGCGGCGGGGCTCGGCCTTCCAGTCCTCCGTGGGCATGGGGCTGCGCCTGGAGCGCGTGGACACGCACATGGCCATGCAGCTCCAGCGCTTCGTGCCCCGGGCTCACGGATTTTCACTCGCCTCTCCCCGGCGTCCCTCAACTTTCTGA
- a CDS encoding sensor histidine kinase, whose amino-acid sequence MEQPVFPRIPEGFLPAAGPDEGRPFLHALLNAPGWALGFLDRELRLRWANDALVALAGRPLASQLGRAVGELWPALSSPLGGLCARALQGEVISGVALTCTTPEGAALHLRVTLMPAVAGGLMSGLTLLAQDETLRVREHTLLRESEERMKALVDISCDGYIIHDGGTLLDVSRGCASLFDSTPEELIGDQLMNWTAPESRPVFAEAVRKGTDTPYEVVALRRDGRRLPLQVLAREVDYRGHRARLVALWNISGHKAAQEAAARDESFREQLLGVVGNDLSAPLKSLHLGLSSLQQEGKLEAGQARQLTGAAKRMDRMLRELLDFIRARMTGTLPVTPAPMSLETAMERAVEEQQKVHPERPLIRAVEGDLRGQWDETRLTQLLEILLSNALQHSNSSNPVELSAQGRKDGVTVAVLDKGPPLLPEEHESLFEPFRKGRKQGREGMGLGLYLSRRIAEAHGGRITVESSVEQGTCFKVWLPRQIPAL is encoded by the coding sequence ATGGAGCAGCCCGTCTTTCCCCGCATCCCCGAGGGGTTCCTGCCAGCCGCGGGGCCCGATGAGGGGCGACCCTTCCTCCACGCATTGCTGAACGCCCCAGGTTGGGCGCTGGGGTTCCTGGACCGGGAATTGCGCCTGCGGTGGGCGAATGACGCCCTGGTGGCGCTGGCGGGACGGCCGCTGGCCTCTCAACTGGGCCGGGCGGTGGGTGAGTTGTGGCCCGCGCTGTCCTCGCCCCTCGGGGGGCTGTGCGCACGGGCCCTCCAAGGGGAAGTCATCTCCGGTGTGGCGCTGACCTGCACGACGCCCGAAGGCGCGGCCCTCCACCTCCGGGTGACCCTGATGCCCGCGGTGGCGGGCGGGTTGATGTCCGGCCTGACGCTGCTGGCGCAGGACGAGACGCTCCGGGTGAGGGAGCACACCCTGCTGCGCGAGAGCGAGGAGCGCATGAAGGCCCTCGTGGACATCTCCTGCGACGGGTACATCATCCACGACGGGGGCACGCTGCTCGACGTGAGCCGCGGCTGTGCCTCCCTCTTCGACTCGACGCCGGAGGAGCTGATCGGCGACCAGTTGATGAACTGGACCGCGCCGGAGTCCCGCCCCGTCTTCGCGGAGGCGGTGCGCAAGGGGACCGACACCCCCTATGAAGTCGTCGCCCTGCGCCGGGATGGCCGGCGGCTGCCCCTCCAGGTGCTCGCCCGGGAGGTGGACTACCGCGGCCACCGGGCGCGGCTGGTCGCCCTGTGGAACATCAGTGGCCACAAGGCGGCGCAGGAGGCCGCGGCCCGCGACGAGTCCTTCCGCGAGCAGTTGCTGGGCGTGGTGGGAAATGACCTGAGCGCACCGTTGAAGTCGCTCCACCTGGGCCTGAGCAGCCTTCAGCAGGAAGGCAAGTTGGAGGCCGGCCAGGCACGCCAGCTCACGGGTGCGGCCAAGCGCATGGACCGGATGCTCCGCGAGCTGCTGGACTTCATCCGCGCCCGGATGACTGGCACCCTGCCCGTCACCCCCGCCCCCATGTCCCTGGAGACGGCGATGGAGCGGGCCGTGGAGGAGCAGCAGAAAGTCCACCCGGAGCGCCCCCTCATCCGCGCCGTCGAGGGAGACCTCCGAGGCCAGTGGGACGAGACCCGGCTGACGCAGCTACTGGAAATCCTGCTTTCCAATGCACTGCAGCACAGCAACTCGAGCAATCCGGTGGAGCTGAGCGCCCAGGGCCGCAAGGACGGCGTCACCGTGGCGGTGCTCGACAAGGGCCCGCCCCTGCTGCCCGAGGAGCACGAGTCCCTCTTCGAGCCCTTCCGCAAGGGCCGCAAGCAGGGCCGGGAGGGCATGGG
- a CDS encoding MATE family efflux transporter → MSTSVKSRRDELRELMRLAVPIAIAQGGQALMGLVDTLVVARAGTSALAAVGLAHNLFFAISSVGIGLMMGFDPLMSQAIGAKNPARARALLWQGAWAALAVGLVLGSLLLTLPALLPLAGYEESTLVGTRSYLNWRAPALIPLLLFLMFRAYLQSAASLRPLVVATLVANVFNLGVGIVLVFGGSVLPEGFGPLRRIPAMGANGSAVATLLSTLLEVAILGHAVRALGRPDATHSRWPKWADLSQAARVGLPIGLHLAAEVGIFSLAGALAFRISPESMGAHQIAIAYASLSFTIAMGIGNAGSVRVGWAVGANNTPQARRSGFTAFVGGACFMGISGLVFALFPQQMARLAGAPTEVIPLVVPLLMVSAVFQIFDGVQGVGAGVLRGTGATRFTFVANMVAHYGVGLPLSLWLGFGLGMGVVGIWWGLSAGLICVAFSLVWRFHRLSSGVLRPLEA, encoded by the coding sequence ATGAGCACCTCCGTGAAGTCCCGTCGTGACGAGCTCCGAGAATTGATGCGGCTCGCCGTTCCCATCGCCATCGCCCAGGGGGGCCAGGCGCTCATGGGCTTGGTCGATACGCTGGTGGTCGCGCGGGCGGGAACCTCGGCGCTGGCCGCCGTGGGGTTGGCGCACAACCTCTTCTTTGCCATCAGCAGCGTGGGGATTGGGCTGATGATGGGGTTTGATCCGCTGATGTCCCAGGCCATCGGGGCGAAGAACCCAGCCCGGGCCCGGGCCCTGCTGTGGCAGGGCGCCTGGGCGGCGCTTGCGGTGGGGCTCGTGCTGGGCAGCCTCCTGCTGACGTTGCCCGCCCTGTTGCCGCTGGCGGGGTATGAGGAGTCCACGCTGGTGGGGACACGCTCCTACCTCAACTGGCGTGCGCCCGCCCTCATCCCGCTGCTCCTCTTTCTCATGTTCCGCGCGTACCTGCAGTCCGCGGCGAGCCTCCGGCCCCTGGTGGTGGCCACCTTGGTGGCGAATGTCTTCAACCTGGGGGTGGGCATCGTCCTCGTCTTTGGCGGGAGCGTGTTGCCCGAGGGGTTTGGGCCCCTGCGGCGCATTCCAGCGATGGGGGCCAACGGTTCGGCGGTGGCCACCTTGCTGAGCACCTTGCTGGAGGTGGCCATCCTGGGACATGCGGTCCGCGCCCTGGGCCGTCCGGACGCGACGCACTCACGTTGGCCGAAGTGGGCAGACCTCTCCCAGGCCGCGCGCGTGGGGCTGCCCATTGGACTGCACCTGGCCGCGGAGGTGGGCATCTTCTCGCTCGCGGGCGCGCTGGCCTTCCGGATCAGCCCAGAGAGCATGGGGGCGCACCAGATCGCCATCGCCTACGCGAGCCTCTCCTTCACCATCGCCATGGGCATCGGCAACGCGGGCAGCGTGCGCGTGGGCTGGGCCGTGGGGGCGAACAACACGCCCCAGGCGCGCCGCAGCGGCTTCACCGCGTTCGTGGGGGGCGCGTGCTTCATGGGAATCTCCGGGCTGGTGTTTGCCCTCTTTCCGCAGCAGATGGCCCGGCTGGCGGGGGCTCCCACGGAGGTGATTCCGCTGGTGGTGCCGCTGCTCATGGTGAGCGCCGTCTTCCAGATCTTCGACGGGGTGCAGGGCGTGGGGGCGGGCGTGCTCCGGGGAACGGGGGCCACGCGCTTCACCTTCGTGGCCAACATGGTGGCGCACTATGGCGTCGGCCTGCCGCTCTCGCTGTGGTTGGGCTTCGGGCTGGGAATGGGCGTGGTGGGAATCTGGTGGGGCCTGAGCGCGGGCCTCATCTGCGTGGCGTTCTCCCTGGTGTGGCGCTTCCACCGGCTCAGCTCGGGCGTCCTGCGTCCCTTGGAGGCTTGA
- a CDS encoding beta-propeller domain-containing protein: MKWTWGSFGLALAAVGCGGGEGDWEQPANQPVRSEARLEGFAGCSELESYIEDTAVLDMRTQLSWQRRWRGGGIGGAIPDDMNTGEPPMANPGAPESGGGSADGPADHTDTNNQVKGVDEADFVKNDGTRIFVISGQKLYVHKSWPAASLQALGSLSLEGYPREMFLTDQNRVIVFSGVTVAAEDSGGNSGVKASDPDGADVAPCSPMGCGGYGANATKVTVVDVADPASPRIVDELYLPGFYAQARRSDGTVRMLLNETFRWPEGVRWYLEGSSSTSERKWKKALQELMNKNEALIREQTLAQWLPSGWRKAPDGSKVEVQYDCQSFYRSNAPTQLGFVTVATLSLEGNNTLGLSNTHLVAPPGELYASKDALYLANSHWWWWPENGQKSYSYLHKFDLRQPGEARYVGSGVVEGTLLNQFSMDEHEGVLRVATTLSTLEMNESTPWGTQKLSSRITTFREEEGLLKQVGKSEELADGERIYSARFMGAKGYVVTFRQTDPLFTFDLSDPVHPRKVGELKVPGFSTYIHPMGETHLLTIGQHVPENPNDPSPRGLKLSLFDVSDMSKPTEAFTLRVGSSSGWSDAAYDHKAFNFFPAKGLLAIPFAEYVASSSDYWSGFRSELRVFRVNAATGFTPVGALSMSDLYNANPYNGWTWYWSPTVRRSVMADDYVYAISDAGVRVANVNTLQVPLATVQYEREIPSP; the protein is encoded by the coding sequence ATGAAGTGGACATGGGGAAGCTTCGGACTGGCTCTGGCCGCCGTGGGGTGTGGTGGGGGCGAGGGCGACTGGGAGCAGCCGGCGAACCAGCCGGTGCGCAGCGAAGCGCGGCTGGAGGGCTTCGCCGGGTGTTCGGAGCTCGAGTCCTATATCGAGGACACCGCCGTCCTCGACATGCGCACCCAACTGAGCTGGCAGCGGCGTTGGCGGGGCGGCGGGATTGGCGGCGCCATCCCGGACGACATGAACACCGGAGAGCCTCCGATGGCCAACCCGGGGGCGCCTGAGTCGGGCGGGGGCTCCGCGGACGGTCCGGCCGACCACACCGACACCAACAATCAGGTGAAGGGGGTGGACGAGGCGGACTTCGTGAAGAACGACGGGACGCGCATCTTCGTCATCTCCGGCCAGAAGTTGTACGTGCACAAGTCCTGGCCTGCGGCGTCCTTGCAGGCGCTGGGCAGCCTCTCCCTGGAAGGCTATCCGCGGGAGATGTTCCTCACGGATCAGAACCGGGTCATCGTCTTCTCCGGCGTCACCGTGGCCGCGGAGGACTCCGGGGGGAACTCGGGAGTCAAGGCCTCGGATCCGGACGGCGCGGACGTCGCACCCTGCTCGCCGATGGGCTGCGGGGGCTACGGCGCGAACGCGACGAAGGTGACGGTGGTGGACGTGGCGGATCCCGCCTCTCCCCGGATCGTGGATGAGCTGTACCTGCCGGGATTCTATGCCCAGGCGCGCCGCTCGGACGGGACGGTGCGGATGCTGCTCAACGAGACCTTCCGCTGGCCCGAGGGCGTGCGCTGGTATCTGGAGGGTTCATCCTCGACCAGCGAGAGGAAATGGAAGAAGGCGCTTCAGGAGCTGATGAACAAGAACGAGGCCCTCATCCGCGAGCAGACGCTGGCGCAGTGGCTGCCGAGCGGCTGGCGCAAGGCCCCGGATGGCTCGAAGGTGGAGGTGCAGTACGACTGCCAGAGCTTCTACCGCAGCAACGCGCCCACCCAGTTGGGCTTCGTCACCGTGGCCACGCTCAGCCTGGAGGGCAACAACACCCTTGGCCTGAGCAACACCCACCTGGTGGCGCCTCCCGGGGAGCTGTACGCCTCCAAGGACGCGCTCTACCTGGCCAACAGCCATTGGTGGTGGTGGCCGGAGAATGGCCAGAAGAGCTACTCGTACCTGCACAAGTTCGACCTCCGCCAGCCGGGCGAGGCCCGCTACGTGGGCAGCGGCGTGGTGGAAGGCACCCTGCTCAACCAGTTCAGCATGGACGAGCACGAGGGCGTGCTCCGGGTGGCCACCACCCTGTCCACGCTGGAGATGAATGAGAGCACGCCCTGGGGCACGCAAAAGCTCTCCAGCCGCATCACCACCTTCCGCGAGGAAGAGGGGCTGCTCAAGCAGGTGGGCAAGAGCGAGGAATTGGCGGACGGGGAGCGCATCTACAGCGCTCGCTTCATGGGCGCCAAGGGCTACGTTGTGACATTCCGGCAAACGGACCCGCTCTTCACCTTTGATCTGTCGGATCCGGTCCACCCGCGCAAGGTGGGCGAGCTGAAGGTGCCGGGCTTCTCCACCTATATCCACCCGATGGGGGAGACCCACCTGCTGACCATCGGGCAGCACGTGCCGGAGAATCCCAACGACCCGAGCCCCCGCGGGCTGAAGCTCTCCTTGTTCGACGTGTCGGACATGAGCAAGCCCACGGAGGCTTTCACCCTGCGCGTGGGTTCCTCCTCGGGCTGGAGCGACGCGGCTTATGATCACAAGGCCTTCAACTTCTTCCCGGCCAAGGGGCTGCTGGCGATTCCCTTCGCGGAATACGTGGCCTCTTCCTCTGATTATTGGTCTGGATTCCGCAGCGAGCTGCGGGTCTTCCGGGTGAATGCGGCCACGGGCTTCACTCCGGTGGGCGCACTGTCCATGTCGGATCTGTACAACGCGAACCCATACAACGGCTGGACGTGGTACTGGAGTCCCACCGTGCGCCGAAGCGTGATGGCGGATGACTATGTCTACGCCATCAGCGACGCGGGGGTGCGTGTGGCCAACGTGAACACCCTTCAGGTGCCACTGGCGACCGTGCAGTATGAGAGGGAGATCCCTTCTCCGTAG
- the atpH gene encoding ATP synthase F1 subunit delta has product MVNVSIARRYARALLDVTAESQRTDAVATQLAGLVQAFEKSPELSDVLLNPAYSRSQRAQVVESLIQLAGNLEPVLANTLRLLVERNRLIYLPDISRVFRDMADTRAGRVRGHVTSAAPLTPGTLEQLRKNLQEATQRDVILEQKVDPALLGGVAAQVGSVLYDGSLRTQLEQMRRQLKQQ; this is encoded by the coding sequence ATGGTGAACGTGTCCATTGCCCGCCGTTACGCCCGCGCGCTTCTCGACGTCACCGCCGAGTCGCAGCGCACCGATGCCGTTGCCACGCAGCTCGCCGGCCTCGTCCAGGCCTTCGAGAAGAGCCCCGAGCTGTCGGATGTGCTCCTCAACCCCGCCTACAGCCGCTCCCAGCGCGCCCAGGTGGTCGAGTCGCTGATCCAACTGGCGGGCAACCTGGAGCCTGTCCTGGCCAACACCCTGCGGCTGCTGGTGGAGCGCAACCGCCTCATCTATCTGCCGGACATCTCGCGGGTGTTCCGGGACATGGCGGACACGCGCGCCGGCCGGGTGCGGGGGCACGTCACCAGCGCCGCGCCCCTGACTCCGGGCACCCTGGAGCAGCTGCGCAAGAACCTCCAAGAGGCCACCCAGCGCGACGTCATCCTCGAGCAGAAGGTGGACCCGGCCCTCCTGGGCGGCGTGGCCGCGCAGGTGGGCAGCGTCCTCTATGACGGCAGCCTGCGCACCCAGTTGGAGCAGATGCGCCGTCAGCTCAAGCAGCAGTAG
- a CDS encoding Hsp70 family protein — translation MQEPVIGIDLGTTNSAVATVEGGRACLIPSRAGGRLTPSIVGLTREGARAVGLAAQRLAEVQPEAVVWATKRFMGRRCTPELVQMSRLMVPFPLIAGPTGDVRVRLAGRALPVTQVAAMVLGELKLDAEACLGRPVRRCVITVPAHYDDNQRSATREAAAIAGLEVMRLVNEPTAAALAYGLASGFEGNALVFDLGGGTFDVSILEVKDGVFEVKATGGDAALGGEDFDQRIVQWLLAQVEEGFRETVGKDAVSMRRLKVAAEAAKRELTEYEETLISVGDLGDHTGPGTPRVTGVETVLTRRFFETLSEPLSRRCLAVCESVMREAKMSPQSVDAVLLVGGMTRVPLVRRLVQDFFGRLPTTELNPDEAVALGAAVQAHELATQSGAALLLDVAGQSLGVGVLGGRVKRLIAKNTNVPVVTRQIFLPGRSGQAEARIPIYQGESEFQDENHKLGEVVLRNLQVGYRSDIQLEVTFTLSSEGMLSVRAVDLKTGTVEQVRLEARNSLPAPEAQKLSQEQARYASVQSQQDGRRAEEVLRRLLERGEKLSRMLQRTAQESPGVEARFAVGTMRSLLDHGRVALQEGNIEQCARVARQLTTVLTGRPA, via the coding sequence ATGCAAGAGCCTGTCATTGGGATTGACCTGGGGACCACCAACAGTGCCGTGGCCACGGTAGAGGGAGGCCGGGCGTGTCTCATTCCCTCGCGGGCCGGAGGGCGGCTGACGCCTTCCATCGTGGGGCTGACCCGGGAGGGTGCGCGGGCGGTGGGGCTGGCCGCGCAGCGGTTGGCGGAGGTTCAGCCGGAGGCGGTGGTGTGGGCCACCAAGCGCTTCATGGGGCGGCGCTGCACGCCAGAGCTGGTGCAGATGTCCCGGTTGATGGTGCCCTTTCCGCTGATCGCCGGGCCGACGGGGGATGTGCGCGTGCGCCTGGCGGGAAGGGCGCTGCCCGTCACCCAGGTGGCGGCCATGGTGCTGGGCGAGCTGAAGCTGGATGCGGAGGCGTGCCTGGGCAGGCCGGTGCGCCGCTGCGTCATCACCGTGCCCGCCCACTATGATGACAACCAGCGCTCGGCCACGCGCGAGGCGGCCGCCATCGCCGGGCTGGAGGTGATGCGGCTGGTCAACGAGCCCACTGCGGCGGCGCTGGCCTACGGGCTGGCGAGCGGCTTCGAGGGCAACGCGCTGGTGTTCGATCTGGGCGGCGGCACCTTCGATGTGTCCATCCTGGAAGTGAAGGACGGCGTCTTCGAGGTGAAGGCCACGGGGGGAGATGCTGCGCTCGGGGGAGAGGACTTCGATCAGCGCATCGTGCAGTGGCTGCTGGCCCAGGTGGAGGAGGGGTTCCGCGAGACGGTGGGCAAGGACGCCGTCTCGATGCGCCGGCTGAAGGTGGCGGCGGAGGCGGCCAAGCGCGAGCTGACCGAGTACGAGGAGACCCTCATCTCCGTGGGAGACCTGGGGGACCACACCGGACCGGGTACACCGCGGGTGACCGGTGTGGAGACGGTCCTCACGCGCCGCTTCTTCGAGACGCTCTCCGAGCCGCTGTCCCGCCGCTGCCTGGCGGTGTGTGAGTCGGTGATGCGCGAGGCGAAGATGAGCCCCCAATCGGTGGACGCGGTGCTGCTGGTGGGGGGCATGACGCGGGTGCCGCTGGTGCGGCGGCTGGTGCAGGACTTCTTTGGCCGCCTGCCCACCACGGAGTTGAATCCGGACGAGGCCGTGGCGCTGGGGGCGGCGGTGCAGGCCCATGAGCTGGCCACCCAATCCGGCGCCGCGCTGTTGCTGGACGTGGCGGGACAGTCGCTGGGCGTCGGGGTGCTGGGGGGGCGCGTCAAACGCCTCATCGCCAAGAACACGAACGTGCCGGTGGTGACGCGGCAGATCTTCCTACCAGGCCGCTCAGGACAGGCCGAGGCCCGTATCCCCATCTACCAGGGAGAGAGCGAGTTCCAGGACGAGAACCACAAGTTGGGCGAGGTGGTGCTGCGCAACCTCCAGGTGGGGTACCGCTCGGACATTCAATTGGAGGTGACGTTCACGCTCTCCAGCGAGGGCATGCTCTCCGTGCGCGCGGTGGACCTGAAGACGGGCACGGTGGAGCAGGTGCGCTTGGAGGCACGCAACAGCCTGCCAGCTCCAGAGGCGCAGAAGCTCTCCCAGGAGCAGGCCCGGTACGCCAGCGTCCAGTCCCAACAGGACGGCCGGCGGGCGGAGGAGGTGCTGCGGCGGTTGCTGGAGCGGGGCGAGAAGCTGTCGCGGATGCTCCAGCGCACCGCCCAGGAGAGCCCGGGCGTGGAGGCGCGCTTCGCGGTGGGCACCATGCGCAGCCTGCTCGACCATGGTCGCGTCGCGCTCCAGGAGGGCAACATCGAGCAGTGCGCGCGTGTCGCACGTCAGCTCACCACGGTGCTCACGGGCCGGCCTGCCTGA